A part of Acipenser ruthenus chromosome 12, fAciRut3.2 maternal haplotype, whole genome shotgun sequence genomic DNA contains:
- the LOC117416468 gene encoding tetratricopeptide repeat protein 22-like isoform X1 yields the protein MEESSADTDIETLIDEMDYIPGHFHLELNLNCESLTPAKLRRRDMVLKRDSLQSELESETGSQQFAVRNLLGLFAFHLEELSLAEETFLNICKEDPRNLNAWANLGYVYDRLKKEPEGTESVEKVFGLMGMGAGEAGEVEPRLQAARCLAEQAYAHAYDVGLNTEQEHLEKLITAVKLYDKAIAYGGQEIPLEEKRSWYFIMATMHIRLDGMLKDQEDSEHKRMTSFSRTVKLLHEAMKSSNPHYKALAWCYIGLMLERQDTFPVVPMGIHDCGYSGTDPLECYCKAIETAKESPFILNRLAKVFLFLGKVDMATGMCNMALDILPDPELNWQAYCTRAKNSISFYHKVYITTYVKDLEQAKLGLAGVPDRENLSKAKTDLEHILQACPCLKTYMDIGQVYYYMGVDAMQERLLVDEAAINTALVSFAKALELELGDTLPELQLLRGKCLLLKGEEQNAAECFKRAMELEEPGSDHVEVFRCLLETLLTLFIQRKLDPGAAITEVEECMRRAEERHRPELVKQELQLLCRTHTADISELSRAMIRAGKLGLVRRLLETMQSGQKKQLGRSYSL from the exons ATGGAGGAAAGCAGCGCAGACACAGACATCGAGACCCTGATCGATGAGATGGACTACATTCCCGGACACTTCCACCTGGAGCTCAACCTGAACTGCGAGTCGCTCACCCCGGCCAAGCTCAGGAGGAGAGACATGGTGCTGAAGAGGGACAGCCTGCAGTCCGAGCTCGAGTCGGAGACCGGTTCTCAGCAGTTCGCAGTGAGGAACCTGTTGGGGCTCTTTGCCTTCCACCTGGAAGAGCTGAGCCTGGCCGAGGAGACGTTCCTGAACATCTGCAAGGAGGACCCCAGGAACCTCAACGCCTGGGCCAACCTGGGCTACGTGTACGACCGGCTGAAGAAAGAGCCGGAGGGGACGGAGAGTGTGGAGAAGGTGTTTGGTCTGATGGGGATGGGGGCTGGGGAGGCCGGCGAGGTTGAACCCAGGCTTCAGGCAGCCCGCTGTCTGGCAGAGCAGGCCTACGCCCATGCTTATGATGTGGGTCTGAATACCGAGCAGGAGCATCTGGAAAAACTGATCACAGCCGTTAAACTGTACGACAAGGCCATCGCTTATGGGGGCCAGGAG ATCCCCTTGGAAGAGAAAAGAAGCTGGTATTTCATAATGGCAACAATGCATATAAG ACTGGACGGAATGCTGAAGGACCAGGAGGATTCTGAACACAAGAGAATGACCTCCTTCAGCAGGACAGTGAAGCTGCTGCACGAAGCCATGAAATCCAGCAACCCGCATTACAAAG CCCTTGCCTGGTGCTATATTGGGTTGATGTTGGAACGCCAGGACACCTTCCCTGTGGTTCCGATGGGGATCCATGACTGTGGGTACTCTGGCACAGACCCCCTGGAATGCTACTGTAAG GCCATTGAGACAGCTAAAGAATCCCCTTTCATACTGAACCGGCTGGCCAAGGTGTTCCTGTTCCTGGGGAAGGTGGACATGGCCACTGGGATGTGTAACATGGCCCTGGATATCCTGCCTGACCCTGAGCTCAACTGGCAGGCGTACTGCACTCGGGCCAAG AACTCTATCTCATTTTATCATAAGGTCTACATCACAACGTACGTGAAGGACCTGGAGCAAGCCAAGCTGGGCCTCGCCGGGGTTCCAGACAGAGAGAACCTGAGCAAGGCAAAGACAGACCTGGAGCACATCCTGCAGGCCTGTCCCTGTCTGAAGACATACATGGACATTGGACAG GTCTATTACTACATGGGTGTGGATGCCATGCAGGAGCGCCTCCTGGTGGATGAGGCTGCTATCAACACCGCTCTGGTTTCCTTTGCCAAGGCcttggagctggagctgggggacACCTTACCGGAGCTGCAGCTGCTGAGGGGGAAGTGCCTGCTGCTGAAGGGGGAGGAGCAGAACGCAGCCGAGTGCTTCAAGAGAGCCATGGAGCTTGAGGAGCCGGGCTCTGACCACGTAGAGGTATTCCGCTGTCTCCTGGAGACCCTGCTCACCCTCTTCATCCAGAGGAAACTGGACCCAGGGGCTGCCATCACCGAGGTGGAGGAGTGCATGCGGAGAGCGGAGGAGAGGCACCGGCCCGAGCTGGTGAagcaggagctgcagctgctGTGCCGGACACACACTGCGGACATCAGCGAGCTCTCCAGAGCCATGATCCGGGCCGGCAAGCTGGGGCTGGTGAGGAGGCTACTGGAGACCATGCAGTCGGGACAAAAGAAACAGCTGGGGAGGTCCTACTCCTTATAA
- the LOC117416469 gene encoding delta(24)-sterol reductase, with protein sequence MDSVVYLGGLVVLFLLWVKVKGLEYVIIHQRWIFVCLFLLPLSVIFDIYYYLRAWVIFKMCSAPKLHDQRVKDIQRQVREWKKEGSKTYMCTGRPGWLTVSLRVGKYKKTHKNIMINLMDILEVDTKRQVVRVEPLANMGQVTALLNSIGWTLPVLPELDDLTVGGLVMGTGIESSSHIYGLFQHICVAYELVLADGSLVRCTAEENSELFYAVPWSCGTLGFLVAAEIRIIPARRYVRLRYEPVSGLEKICQKFSSESANKKNQFVEGLVYSRDQAVIMTGVMTEEAESDKINSIGHYYKPWFYKHVESYLRANRSGVEYIPLRHYYHRHTRSIFWELQDIIPFGNHPAFRYLFGWMVPPKISLLKLTQGETIRKLYEQHHVVQDMLVPMKHLEQSISAFHNDINVYPLWLCPFVLPSQPGMVHPKGNEDELYVDIGAYGEPSSKQFEAQASMRQLEKFVREVHGFQMLYADVYMNREEFWEMFDGSLYQKLREQLNCKEAFPEVYDKICKSARH encoded by the exons ATGGACTCCGTGGTGTATTTAGGAGGACTGGTTGTCTTATTCCTGCTGTGGGTTAAGGTGAAAGGACTGGAGTACGTGATCATACACCAGAGATGGATTTTCGTCTGCCTCTTCCTGCTGCCCTTGTCGGTAATATTCGATATCTACTACTACCTGCGCGCCTGGGTTATTTTCAAGATGTGCAGCGCACCCAAATTGCACGACCAGCGCGTCAAGGACATACAGCGACAG GTCCGAGAATGGAAGAAAGAGGGGAGTAAGACCTACATGTGCACGGGCCGACCTGGCTGGCTCACAGTGTCTCTGCGGGTAGGGAAGTACAAGAAGACTCACAAGAACATCATGATCAATCTGATGGACATCCTGGAGGTGGACACCAAGAGACAG GTTGTTCGTGTCGAACCATTGGCTAACATGGGTCAGGTGACCGCGCTGCTCAATTCGATTGGCTGGACTCTTCCAGTGCTGCCAGAGCTTGATGACCTCACAGTGG GTGGCTTGGTCATGGGCACGGGAATCGAGTCCTCGTCGCACATTTACGGGCTGTTCCAGCACATCTGCGTGGCCTATGAACTGGTGCTCGCTGACGGCAGTCTGGTCAGGTGCACTGCG GAGGAGAATTCCGAGCTGTTCTACGCCGTGCCCTGGTCCTGCGGCACGCTGGGTTTCCTGGTGGCTGCGGAGATCAGGATCATCCCGGCCCGCAGGTACGTTCGGCTGCGCTACGAGCCCGTGAGCGGGCTGGAGAAGATCTGCCAGAAGTTCTCCAGCGAGTCCGCCAACAAGAAGAACCAGTTTGTGGAGGGGCtggtgtactcccgtgaccaggCCGTGATAATGACCGGGGTCATGACTGAGGAGGCGGAGTCTGACAAG ATCAACAGCATTGGACATTACTACAAGCCCTGGTTCTATAAACATGTGGAGAGTTACTTAAGAGCCAACCGGAGCGGAGTGGAGTACATTCCCCTGAGGCACTACTATCACCGACACACTCGCAGCATCTTCTGGGAGCTGCAG GACATTATTCCGTTCGGTAACCACCCCGCTTTCCGCTACTTGTTCGGCTGGATGGTGCCCCCCAAGATCTCTCTTCTGAAGCTGACCCAGGGAGAGACGATTCGGAAGCTGTATGAGCAGCACCACGTGGTCCAGGACATGCTGGTACCCATGAAGCACCTGGAGCAATCCATCAGCGCCTTCCACAATGACATCAAT GTGTACCCCCTGTGGCTGTGTCCCTTCGTCCTGCCCAGCCAGCCCGGCATGGTCCACCCCAAGGGCAATGAGGACGAGCTGTATGTGGATATCGGGGCCTATGGAGAGCCGAGTTCTAAGCAGTTCGAGGCGCAGGCCTCCATGAGGCAGCTGGAGAAGTTTGTGCGAGAGGTGCACGG GTTCCAGATGCTGTATGCGGACGTGTACATGAACCGCGAGGAGTTCTGGGAGATGTTCGACGGCTCTCTGTACCAGAAGCTGAGAGAGCAGCTCAACTGCAAGGAGGCCTTCCCTGAGGTGTACGACAAGATCTGCAAGTCTGCAAGGCACTGA
- the LOC117416872 gene encoding uncharacterized protein LOC117416872, translated as MPSFHNELTSIGLILMFVAVLPLLFLSGQTDWAELSIWTAMMYMLLCVFLVGALLLFLGFYLTVKSNHSNTSSPSLFFLRSRLQEPQRTIIQRRLEDMRRTGIQRESVSRPCVSPRYTAHTLAMHQDLPPSYETVMKTMTGPSALQQSIANTA; from the exons ATGCCttcgtttcacaatgagctgaccaGTATCGGGCTGATACTCATGTTCGTCGCGGTCCTGCCGTTGCTGTTCTTGTCCGGCCAGACGGATTGGGCTGAGCTGTCTATCTGGACCGCCATGATGTACatgctgctgtgtgtgttctTAGTGGGAGCCCTGCTGCTTTTCCTTGGATTTTACCTGACAGTTAAATCGAACCACAGCAACACTTCCAGCCCTTCTCTCTTCTTCCTCCGAAGCCGCTTGCAGGAGCCCCAGAGGACTATCATACAGAG ACGACTAGAAGACATGAGGAGGACTGGAATCCAGAGAGAGTCGGTCTCTCGCCCCTGTGTGTCTCCTAGATACACCGCACACACCCTGGCTATGCACCAGGACCTACCCCCATCCTATGAGACAGTGATGAAGACCATGACAGGACCCTCTGCCCTCCAGCAGAGCATTGCAAACACTGcctga
- the LOC117416468 gene encoding tetratricopeptide repeat protein 22-like isoform X2: MEESSADTDIETLIDEMDYIPGHFHLELNLNCESLTPAKLRRRDMVLKRDSLQSELESETGSQQFAVRNLLGLFAFHLEELSLAEETFLNICKEDPRNLNAWANLGYVYDRLKKEPEGTESVEKVFGLMGMGAGEAGEVEPRLQAARCLAEQAYAHAYDVGLNTEQEHLEKLITAVKLYDKAIAYGGQEIPLEEKRSWYFIMATMHIRLDGMLKDQEDSEHKRMTSFSRTVKLLHEAMKSSNPHYKALAWCYIGLMLERQDTFPVVPMGIHDCGYSGTDPLECYCKAIETAKESPFILNRLAKVFLFLGKVDMATGMCNMALDILPDPELNWQAYCTRAKVYITTYVKDLEQAKLGLAGVPDRENLSKAKTDLEHILQACPCLKTYMDIGQVYYYMGVDAMQERLLVDEAAINTALVSFAKALELELGDTLPELQLLRGKCLLLKGEEQNAAECFKRAMELEEPGSDHVEVFRCLLETLLTLFIQRKLDPGAAITEVEECMRRAEERHRPELVKQELQLLCRTHTADISELSRAMIRAGKLGLVRRLLETMQSGQKKQLGRSYSL, from the exons ATGGAGGAAAGCAGCGCAGACACAGACATCGAGACCCTGATCGATGAGATGGACTACATTCCCGGACACTTCCACCTGGAGCTCAACCTGAACTGCGAGTCGCTCACCCCGGCCAAGCTCAGGAGGAGAGACATGGTGCTGAAGAGGGACAGCCTGCAGTCCGAGCTCGAGTCGGAGACCGGTTCTCAGCAGTTCGCAGTGAGGAACCTGTTGGGGCTCTTTGCCTTCCACCTGGAAGAGCTGAGCCTGGCCGAGGAGACGTTCCTGAACATCTGCAAGGAGGACCCCAGGAACCTCAACGCCTGGGCCAACCTGGGCTACGTGTACGACCGGCTGAAGAAAGAGCCGGAGGGGACGGAGAGTGTGGAGAAGGTGTTTGGTCTGATGGGGATGGGGGCTGGGGAGGCCGGCGAGGTTGAACCCAGGCTTCAGGCAGCCCGCTGTCTGGCAGAGCAGGCCTACGCCCATGCTTATGATGTGGGTCTGAATACCGAGCAGGAGCATCTGGAAAAACTGATCACAGCCGTTAAACTGTACGACAAGGCCATCGCTTATGGGGGCCAGGAG ATCCCCTTGGAAGAGAAAAGAAGCTGGTATTTCATAATGGCAACAATGCATATAAG ACTGGACGGAATGCTGAAGGACCAGGAGGATTCTGAACACAAGAGAATGACCTCCTTCAGCAGGACAGTGAAGCTGCTGCACGAAGCCATGAAATCCAGCAACCCGCATTACAAAG CCCTTGCCTGGTGCTATATTGGGTTGATGTTGGAACGCCAGGACACCTTCCCTGTGGTTCCGATGGGGATCCATGACTGTGGGTACTCTGGCACAGACCCCCTGGAATGCTACTGTAAG GCCATTGAGACAGCTAAAGAATCCCCTTTCATACTGAACCGGCTGGCCAAGGTGTTCCTGTTCCTGGGGAAGGTGGACATGGCCACTGGGATGTGTAACATGGCCCTGGATATCCTGCCTGACCCTGAGCTCAACTGGCAGGCGTACTGCACTCGGGCCAAG GTCTACATCACAACGTACGTGAAGGACCTGGAGCAAGCCAAGCTGGGCCTCGCCGGGGTTCCAGACAGAGAGAACCTGAGCAAGGCAAAGACAGACCTGGAGCACATCCTGCAGGCCTGTCCCTGTCTGAAGACATACATGGACATTGGACAG GTCTATTACTACATGGGTGTGGATGCCATGCAGGAGCGCCTCCTGGTGGATGAGGCTGCTATCAACACCGCTCTGGTTTCCTTTGCCAAGGCcttggagctggagctgggggacACCTTACCGGAGCTGCAGCTGCTGAGGGGGAAGTGCCTGCTGCTGAAGGGGGAGGAGCAGAACGCAGCCGAGTGCTTCAAGAGAGCCATGGAGCTTGAGGAGCCGGGCTCTGACCACGTAGAGGTATTCCGCTGTCTCCTGGAGACCCTGCTCACCCTCTTCATCCAGAGGAAACTGGACCCAGGGGCTGCCATCACCGAGGTGGAGGAGTGCATGCGGAGAGCGGAGGAGAGGCACCGGCCCGAGCTGGTGAagcaggagctgcagctgctGTGCCGGACACACACTGCGGACATCAGCGAGCTCTCCAGAGCCATGATCCGGGCCGGCAAGCTGGGGCTGGTGAGGAGGCTACTGGAGACCATGCAGTCGGGACAAAAGAAACAGCTGGGGAGGTCCTACTCCTTATAA
- the LOC117416470 gene encoding lymphocyte expansion molecule-like, protein MAQKTFRGAPFGTQTARFDVSGVYPDKKKIGTYTEVPYCKTATSELVRRRGPGNYNADTGNFSPAAVLRRAGGPGWKRAQETLRETQLPHVLYRDLWERKRILKRKLGPASYKMKDFIELREERPASVLGVCESRERRFRSITAESCTPGPGTYGKGGIPSASLEERQRQSPGALGSMDFNPSSERSLQTSECVPGPGTYKVKDSLQELLNRTVSKRGPYDVFTGPRSRHASTGHYVVLKTTNLGPGQYEIKSFVENLQSKEKKKSGEFSSLLQYPSTPTERVGCSTLSHCPRPACFPGPGWYNTSPAPRPQTTYPAPFLCSSRRTDTKVKNLNPGPGRYNILESDRSRTAMGHRSAFKSESKRYLSNLGRDFYMKERLRALNLPADRRTFLIPPERLYEMKTLNSIATA, encoded by the exons ATGGCACAGAAAACATTTCGAGGAGCGCCCTTTGGAACACAGACAGCGAG ATTCGACGTGTCTGGAGTGTACCCCGACAAGAAGAAGATCGGAACATACACCGAGGTACCCTACTGTAAAACAGCAACCAGTGAGTTG GTGAGGAGACGCGGCCCTGGTAACTACAATGCGGACACTGGTAACTTCAGCCCAGCCGCGGTGTTGCGGCGTGCTGGCGGGCCGGGGTGGAAGAGAGCGCAGGAGACGTTGAGGGAGACGCAGCTCCCACACGTTCTGTACAGAGATTTGTGGGAGAGAAAGAGGATCCTG AAAAGAAAGCTGGGTCCTGCAAGCTACAAGATGAAAGATTTCATTGAGCTTCGCGAGGAAAGACCTGCAAGCGTCCTGGGGGTGTGCGAATCCAGAGAGAGAAGATTCAGAAGCATCACTGCGGAG AGCTGCACTCCGGGTCCCGGAACCTACGGGAAAGGAGGCATCCCCTCCGCCTCGCTGGAGGAGAGGCAGAGGCAATCACCAGGGGCCCTCGGGTCAATGGACTTCAATCCCAGCTCTGAGCGATCTCTGCAAACCTCA GAGTGTGTCCCAGGGCCAGGCACCTACAAGGTAAAGGATTCACTGCAGGAGCTGCTGAATCGCACAGTCAGCAAGAGAGGACCCTATGACGTGTTCACAGGGCCGCGCAGCAGACATGCCTCTACTGGACATTATGTGGTGTTG AAAACTACCAACCTGGGCCCGGGTCAGTACGAGATCAAGTCTTTTGTGGAAAATTTGCAGAGCAAAGAGAAGAAAAAGAGTGGGGAGTTCAGCTCTCTCTTGCAGTACCCCTCCACTCCAACAGAGCGCGTCGGCTGCAGCACCCTCTCTCACTGCCCTCGCCCCGCA TGTTTCCCAGGACCGGGCTGGTACAATACTAGCCCTGCTCCGAGACCACAGACCACATACCCGGCTCCCTTCCTCTGCTCCTCCCGACGCACGGACACTAAAGTGAAGAATCTG AACCCAGGTCCAGGCCGCTACAACATCCTTGAGAGTGACAGGAGCAGGACAGCCATGGGGCACAGGTCTGCCTTCAAGTCTGAGAGCAAGCGCTACCTCAGCAACCTTGGAAGAGACTTTTACATGAA AGAGCGTTTACGAGCCCTGAATCTTCCAGCAGACAGGAGAACGTTTCTAATCCCCCCGGAGAGGCTGTATGAAATGAAAACCTTGAACTCTATTGCCACAGCCTAG
- the LOC117417445 gene encoding probable proline--tRNA ligase, mitochondrial encodes MMEMLLRQCSKGFLHFTACLQPCRLQHCGQGHGRPGRLLVSRLFQPANLREERELGVEGRQGELTCRSQRLMLRAGLIHPASPGCYYYLPHTLRAVEKLVRVIDQEMRAIGGQKLNMPSLCAADLWKRSERWDLMGKELFRLRDRHNGEYCLGPTHEEAVTELIASLGSLSYRQLPLLLYQITRKFRDEPKPRFGLLRGREFYMKDMYTFDVSEEAARQTYDTVCQAYCHLFERLGLSFVKVRADTGSIGGKLSHEFQLPADIGEDRLLICANCSFSANVETVQAGEADCPECHGKLTETKGIEVGHTFYLGTKYSSIFSASYNTPQNKPAVMEMGCFGLGVTRILAASIEVLSTEDSIRWPALLAPYQVCILPPKKGSKEEEAAGLVEALYDGLGEAVPALRGEVLLDDRTQLTIGKRLKDASRLGYPYVIVAGRRILEDQPHFEVCCQNTGKTVFLTREGIFDFLSNIQTG; translated from the coding sequence ATGATGGAAATGCTTCTCAGGCAATGCTCCAAAGGGTTTCTTCACTTCACAGCCTGCCTCCAGCCCTGCAGACTCCAGCACTGCGGTCAGGGACACGGCCGGCCCGGGCGGCTCCTGGTGTCTCGCCTGTTCCAGCCAGCGAACCTGCGGGAGGAGAGGGAGCTGGGCGTGGAGGGCCGGCAGGGGGAACTGACCTGCAGGAGCCAGCGGCTGATGCTGCGAGCGGGGCTCATCCACCCAGCCAGCCCGGGCTGCTACTACTACCTGCCCCACACGCTGAGAGCCGTGGAGAAGCTGGTGCGAGTGATCGACCAGGAGATGCGAGCCATCGGAGGGCAGAAGCTCAACATGCCCAGCCTGTGCGCCGCTGACCTGTGGAAGAGGAGCGAGCGCTGGGACCTGATGGGCAAGGAGCTGTTCCGCCTCCGGGACCGGCACAACGGGGAGTACTGCCTGGGGCCCACCCATGAGGAAGCCGTGACCGAGCTCATAGCCTCCCTGGGCAGCCTCTCCTACAGGCAGCTCCCCCTCCTGCTCTACCAGATCACCAGGAAGTTCCGGGACGAGCCCAAGCCTCGCTTCGGGCTGCTGCGTGGCCGGGAGTTCTACATGAAAGACATGTACACCTTCGATGTGTCGGAGGAGGCAGCCAGGCAGACCTACGATACCGTCTGCCAGGCCTACTGCCACCTGTTTGAGCGGCTAGGGCTGAGCTTCGTCAAGGTGCGGGCAGACACAGGCAGCATCGGGGGCAAGCTGTCCCACGAGTTCCAGCTGCCGGCTGACATCGGGGAAGACCGACTCTTGATATGTGCGAACTGCAGCTTCTCAGCCAACGTAGAGACCGTGCAAGCGGGTGAAGCGGACTGCCCGGAGTGCCACGGGAAGCTGACTGAGACCAAAGGCATCGAGGTAGGGCACACCTTCTACTTGGGGACCAAGTACTCGTCCATTTTCAGTGCCTCGTACAACACGCCACAGAACAAGCCTGCTGTAATGGAGATGGGCTGCTTCGGGCTCGGGGTCACCCGGATCCTGGCGGCCTCCATCGAGGTGCTGTCCACTGAGGATAGCATCCGCTGGCCAGCACTCCTCGCCCCCTACCAGGTCTGCATTCTGCCTCCCAAGAAGGGGAGCAAAGAGGAGGAGGCGGCAGGGCTGGTGGAGGCTCTGTACGATGGGCTGGGGGAGGCTGTGCCCGCTCTGAGGGGAGAGGTGCTGCTGGATGACAGGACTCAGCTCACCATCGGGAAGAGGCTGAAGGATGCCAGCAGGCTGGGGTACCCCTATGTCATAGTGGCTGGTAGGAGAATCCTGGAAGACCAGCCTCACTTTGAAGTCTGCTGTCAGAATACAGGGAAGACTGTGTTCCTCACCAGAGAGGGCATTTTTGACTTCCTGAGTAACATACAGACTGGGTGA